In Mongoliitalea daihaiensis, one DNA window encodes the following:
- a CDS encoding BT_3928 family protein, which yields MLKNLAIFIVRFFVGGVFIFSGLIKVNDPVGTAIKLEEYFDVFSNDIASFFFVFKDIALPLAVFIVVLEVVLGVMLITGTRLRWTLYTLLGLTVFFTFLTFYSAYFNKVTDCGCFGDAIKLTPWESFAKDVVLLVLLGFLFIFKKDLGNDSPAWASWTTRVSLVVSLLLAIIAIRNLPFIDFRAYKEGVNITDAMLPSAPLQYEYVMTKDGDEFIFDTYPMEDGYEFVEMRLINEEALPKITDFAIWNSQGDFTEEILSGNQALILISNVRKLNLDNLRKMKDLIQELSESPIQVSVVAASSQEEIDAMMAQLNWTIPTYLGDATVIKTIMRSNPGIMLLKDGVVLKKYHFRNTPTGFDAKSLFVQ from the coding sequence ATGCTTAAAAACTTAGCTATATTCATTGTTCGTTTTTTCGTTGGAGGAGTTTTTATTTTCTCTGGACTGATCAAAGTAAATGACCCTGTAGGAACAGCCATTAAATTAGAAGAATACTTTGATGTTTTTTCCAATGACATTGCTTCTTTTTTCTTTGTTTTCAAAGATATCGCATTACCATTGGCTGTGTTTATCGTGGTATTAGAAGTAGTATTGGGAGTTATGCTGATCACTGGTACCCGTCTCAGGTGGACCCTGTATACTTTGCTGGGACTAACGGTGTTCTTCACCTTCCTCACCTTTTATTCTGCGTATTTTAACAAAGTAACGGACTGTGGATGTTTTGGTGATGCCATCAAATTGACTCCCTGGGAATCCTTTGCAAAGGATGTAGTTTTATTAGTACTCTTAGGCTTTTTATTCATTTTCAAAAAAGATTTGGGTAATGATAGTCCAGCATGGGCTTCTTGGACTACAAGAGTTAGCTTAGTAGTCTCTCTTTTATTAGCCATCATCGCTATTAGAAACCTCCCTTTCATAGATTTTAGAGCCTACAAGGAAGGAGTAAATATTACAGATGCAATGCTACCATCAGCACCTTTGCAATATGAATACGTCATGACCAAGGATGGAGACGAATTTATTTTTGACACCTATCCAATGGAAGATGGATATGAGTTCGTAGAAATGCGTTTGATCAACGAAGAAGCATTGCCAAAAATCACTGATTTCGCCATCTGGAACAGTCAAGGAGATTTTACAGAAGAGATTCTCTCAGGTAATCAGGCGTTAATCTTAATTTCCAATGTCCGCAAACTCAATTTAGATAACTTAAGAAAAATGAAAGACTTAATTCAAGAGCTTTCAGAAAGTCCCATACAGGTTTCGGTAGTAGCAGCTTCTTCCCAAGAGGAAATCGATGCTATGATGGCACAGTTAAATTGGACGATCCCAACTTATCTTGGAGATGCAACCGTAATCAAAACTATTATGCGTTCAAATCCCGGCATTATGCTTTTAAAAGATGGCGTAGTGTTGAAGAAATATCACTTTAGAAATACTCCTACCGGATTTGATGCCAAAAGCTTGTTTGTTCAATGA